A section of the Sporichthyaceae bacterium genome encodes:
- a CDS encoding ATP-dependent DNA helicase produces MRLAGPAAASAVREPADLCGLLGVPYSDEQLAAITAGPDPLVVVAGAGSGKTTVIAARVVWLVATGAARPDEVLGLTFTNKAAAELAHRVRTALRRAGLVPDPAVVAAHDEDPGEPSISTYHAYAADLIREHGLRLGIEPGARLLTDAARYQLAARVIRSAPGPIRSLTKSIKLLAPDLLALEAECSEHLVDLAELRSFDRQLIERLEREPQSAGASSALGRALVAARRRSEFTDLVEAYRAAKKAGDLVDFGDQMALAACLAEQCPPVGVAERARHRVVVLDEYQDTSVAQRRMLVGLFGAGHPVTAVGDPCQAIYGWRGASVANLEEFPEHFVDPAAGAGELPERLTLRQNRRNAAPVLALANELAAPLRALHAGVEPLLPALPNSTAEIRTALLPTWADELSWLGDQVADALDNGTPPAEIAVLVRATRDIGPLHTELIRRQIPVEVVGLGGLVHLPEIADIIATLEVLDSPTADAALIRLLIGPRWRIGPRDLALLGRRAKQLVADPADPADSAHPAARRSTIRIPDPVERPALADAMAAPGELPYSEQARVRYAALDAELRSLRAHLGDPLLELLHLILARTGLDVELAVGAAGSRVRRRHSVEAFLNVAADFADLDGGCSVGAFLAYLQAAAEHERGLDSAEPVAGAAVQLMTAHKAKGLEWNVVVLPSLCAGVFPSTRGRSRWTTGGHCLPFPLRGDRDSLPEVLAWSTKGLGVFDTAVREQAAAEELRLAYVAVTRPRHRLVMSGHWWGPTQQRPRGPSEYLATARAFTTAAGRDPGGPWEPDPTPGATNPAFAEAGGQVWPAPLDAEAFRVRRDAAEMVRAALAGAGPDERSGPVLAGLTDLERGRVAAWDHDLDLLLAAAQARRPRGREVTLPTTLTVSQFGVLTTRPDALARDLARPMPRPPAPAALRGSRFHSWLVSRFGQQVLVDDDELPGGADAAWCSDAELAMLQEAFERSEFADRVPIRVEAPFALPLAGRVVRGRIDAVYATATGYEIVDWKTGLRTEADPTQLALYRLAWAQIAGVAPAAVTAAFHFVRSGRTTRPELPDAASLAAVLSGGPVPAAT; encoded by the coding sequence ATGAGGCTGGCTGGGCCCGCGGCGGCAAGCGCGGTCCGCGAACCGGCCGATCTGTGCGGGTTGCTCGGGGTGCCTTACAGCGACGAGCAGTTGGCGGCCATCACAGCCGGACCGGACCCGCTGGTCGTGGTGGCCGGCGCCGGATCCGGGAAGACCACGGTCATCGCCGCGCGGGTGGTCTGGCTGGTCGCCACCGGGGCTGCCCGCCCGGACGAGGTCCTCGGGCTCACCTTCACCAACAAGGCCGCGGCCGAACTGGCCCACCGCGTGCGCACTGCCCTGCGTCGCGCCGGGTTGGTCCCGGACCCGGCCGTGGTCGCCGCCCACGACGAGGATCCCGGCGAGCCCAGCATCTCCACGTACCACGCCTACGCCGCCGACCTGATCCGCGAGCACGGCCTGCGGCTCGGGATCGAACCGGGGGCGCGGCTGCTGACCGACGCTGCCCGCTACCAGTTGGCCGCCCGAGTCATCCGGTCCGCGCCCGGCCCGATCCGATCCCTGACCAAGTCGATCAAGTTGCTGGCGCCGGACCTGCTGGCGCTCGAGGCAGAGTGCTCCGAACACCTCGTCGACCTGGCCGAACTCCGGTCGTTCGACCGGCAGTTGATCGAGCGGCTGGAACGCGAACCGCAGTCGGCGGGCGCCTCCTCGGCGCTCGGCAGGGCCCTGGTCGCGGCCCGCCGGCGGTCCGAGTTCACCGATCTGGTCGAGGCCTACCGGGCCGCCAAGAAAGCCGGCGACCTCGTCGACTTCGGCGATCAGATGGCCCTGGCAGCCTGCCTGGCCGAGCAGTGTCCACCCGTCGGTGTGGCCGAACGCGCCCGCCACCGGGTCGTCGTGCTCGACGAGTACCAGGACACCTCGGTCGCCCAACGCCGGATGCTCGTCGGTCTGTTCGGGGCCGGACACCCGGTGACCGCGGTCGGCGACCCGTGCCAGGCCATCTACGGCTGGCGCGGGGCCAGCGTGGCCAACCTGGAGGAGTTCCCGGAACACTTCGTCGACCCGGCCGCCGGGGCCGGTGAGCTCCCGGAACGGCTGACACTGCGGCAGAACCGTCGTAACGCGGCCCCGGTGCTGGCGTTGGCCAACGAACTCGCGGCCCCGCTGCGGGCCCTGCACGCCGGCGTCGAGCCGTTGCTCCCGGCGCTGCCGAACAGCACGGCCGAGATCCGGACCGCACTGCTGCCGACCTGGGCCGACGAGCTGAGCTGGCTCGGCGACCAGGTCGCCGACGCCTTGGACAACGGCACGCCACCGGCCGAGATAGCCGTGCTGGTGCGCGCCACCCGCGACATCGGGCCGCTGCACACCGAGCTGATCCGGCGTCAGATCCCGGTCGAGGTCGTCGGGCTCGGTGGCCTGGTGCACCTGCCCGAGATCGCCGACATCATCGCCACGCTCGAGGTTCTGGACTCACCGACCGCCGACGCCGCGCTGATCCGACTGCTGATCGGGCCCCGGTGGCGCATCGGGCCGCGCGACCTCGCGCTGCTCGGCCGCCGGGCCAAGCAACTGGTCGCCGATCCCGCCGATCCCGCCGATTCCGCCCATCCCGCCGCGCGCCGGTCGACGATCCGCATCCCCGACCCGGTGGAACGGCCCGCGCTGGCCGACGCGATGGCCGCCCCGGGCGAGCTGCCGTACTCGGAGCAGGCCCGGGTCCGCTACGCCGCCCTCGACGCGGAACTCCGCAGCCTGCGGGCCCACCTCGGCGACCCGTTGCTCGAACTGCTCCACCTGATCCTGGCCCGGACCGGGTTGGACGTGGAACTGGCCGTCGGCGCGGCAGGGAGCCGGGTACGGCGGCGGCACTCGGTCGAGGCGTTCCTCAACGTCGCCGCCGATTTCGCCGACCTCGACGGCGGCTGCTCGGTCGGCGCGTTCCTGGCCTACCTGCAGGCCGCCGCCGAGCACGAGCGCGGACTCGACTCGGCCGAGCCGGTCGCCGGTGCCGCCGTGCAGTTGATGACTGCCCACAAGGCCAAGGGTCTGGAGTGGAATGTCGTCGTGCTGCCCAGCCTGTGCGCCGGGGTGTTCCCGTCCACCCGCGGCCGGTCGCGGTGGACGACCGGCGGGCACTGCCTGCCGTTCCCACTGCGCGGCGACCGGGACTCGCTGCCGGAGGTGCTCGCGTGGTCCACCAAGGGGCTGGGCGTGTTCGACACCGCCGTCCGCGAACAGGCCGCCGCCGAGGAGCTACGGCTGGCCTACGTCGCGGTCACCCGACCGCGGCACCGGCTGGTCATGTCGGGCCACTGGTGGGGTCCTACTCAGCAACGGCCCCGCGGTCCCTCGGAGTACCTCGCCACTGCGCGGGCCTTCACCACCGCAGCAGGCCGCGACCCCGGCGGACCCTGGGAACCGGATCCGACGCCGGGCGCGACCAACCCGGCCTTCGCCGAGGCCGGCGGCCAGGTCTGGCCGGCACCGCTCGACGCCGAGGCGTTCCGGGTCCGCCGCGACGCCGCCGAGATGGTCCGCGCCGCCCTCGCCGGGGCCGGGCCGGACGAGCGCTCCGGCCCCGTCCTGGCCGGGTTGACCGACCTCGAACGCGGCCGCGTGGCGGCCTGGGACCACGACCTCGACCTGCTGCTGGCGGCCGCGCAAGCCCGGCGGCCGCGGGGTCGTGAGGTCACGCTGCCGACGACTCTGACGGTGTCTCAGTTCGGGGTGCTGACCACCCGGCCCGACGCGCTGGCCCGCGACCTGGCCAGACCGATGCCGCGCCCGCCGGCCCCGGCCGCGCTGCGCGGATCGCGCTTCCACTCGTGGCTGGTCTCGCGGTTCGGCCAGCAGGTGCTCGTCGACGACGACGAATTGCCCGGCGGGGCAGACGCTGCGTGGTGCAGCGACGCCGAACTCGCCATGCTCCAGGAGGCCTTCGAGCGCAGCGAGTTCGCCGACCGGGTGCCGATCCGAGTGGAGGCGCCGTTCGCGTTGCCGTTGGCCGGGCGGGTCGTGCGCGGTCGGATCGACGCCGTCTACGCCACCGCGACCGGATACGAGATCGTCGACTGGAAGACCGGCTTGCGGACCGAGGCCGACCCCACCCAGCTCGCTCTCTACCGGCTGGCCTGGGCGCAGATAGCCGGCGTCGCCCCCGCGGCGGTCACCGCGGCGTTCCACTTCGTGCGATCCGGGCGCACGACCCGACCGGAACTGCCGGATGCGGCGAGCCTGGCGGCGGTGTTGTCCGGTGGGCCGGTACCGGCCGCGACATAG
- the nudC gene encoding NAD(+) diphosphatase — MTVQRSAWATDRSIDAKLPAMPLSGGSHDRASTLRSDPAALEQAWNDPRALMLRVHDGAVALRADSSDLAYLPPGQTDPGAARYFLGMGPDGTPFFAADGPFELGGDERSANVRELSASLPAAASGLFAHAVGLSNWHARHGFCPKCGSPTSVAAAGHVRVCTGCGTEHFPRNDPAVIMLVIDDDDRCLLGHNPAWPPGRFSTLAGFVESGESLEQAVIREVHEEVGVRVADVRYEGSQPWPFPASLMLGFTAHATDPTISVDVAEITEARWFTREELITAGKRGEALMPGAISIARWLIELWFGGPLPPDNKW, encoded by the coding sequence ATGACGGTGCAGAGATCCGCTTGGGCCACCGATCGGAGCATCGACGCGAAGCTGCCGGCGATGCCGCTGTCCGGCGGGTCCCATGACCGGGCCTCGACCCTGCGGTCCGACCCGGCCGCCCTCGAGCAGGCCTGGAACGACCCGCGGGCCCTGATGCTGCGCGTCCACGACGGCGCAGTGGCACTCCGCGCCGACAGCTCCGACCTCGCCTACCTGCCCCCGGGGCAGACCGACCCGGGAGCGGCGCGCTACTTCCTCGGCATGGGCCCGGACGGCACCCCCTTCTTCGCCGCCGACGGCCCATTCGAGTTGGGCGGCGACGAGCGCTCGGCGAACGTCCGGGAGTTGTCCGCGTCGCTGCCCGCCGCGGCCAGTGGCCTGTTCGCACACGCCGTCGGCCTGTCGAACTGGCACGCGCGACACGGCTTCTGCCCGAAATGCGGTTCGCCGACCAGCGTCGCCGCGGCCGGTCACGTCCGGGTCTGCACCGGGTGCGGCACCGAGCATTTCCCGCGCAACGACCCGGCCGTGATCATGCTGGTCATCGACGACGACGACCGTTGCCTGCTCGGCCACAACCCGGCCTGGCCGCCGGGGAGGTTCTCCACGCTGGCCGGATTCGTCGAATCGGGTGAGTCCCTCGAGCAGGCCGTGATCCGGGAGGTGCACGAGGAGGTCGGCGTCCGCGTCGCCGACGTCCGTTACGAGGGCAGCCAGCCGTGGCCGTTCCCGGCCTCGCTGATGCTCGGATTCACGGCGCACGCCACCGATCCGACCATCAGCGTCGACGTCGCCGAGATCACCGAGGCCCGTTGGTTCACCCGCGAGGAACTGATCACCGCCGGCAAGCGAGGCGAAGCGCTCATGCCCGGCGCGATCTCGATCGCGCGGTGGTTGATCGAACTCTGGTTCGGCGGTCCGCTGCCGCCGGACAACAAGTGGTGA
- a CDS encoding glutaredoxin domain-containing protein, with translation MTQSATITVFSTSWCGPCRRLKTLMQAEEIPFTAVDIETDPEAEEFVKQVNRGNAIVPTVLFPDGTTLTNPTLAQVRAQLAAAG, from the coding sequence GTGACCCAGAGCGCGACCATCACCGTTTTCAGCACCTCGTGGTGCGGTCCGTGCCGCCGACTGAAGACCCTGATGCAGGCGGAGGAGATCCCGTTCACGGCCGTCGACATCGAGACCGACCCGGAGGCCGAGGAGTTCGTCAAACAGGTCAACCGTGGCAACGCCATCGTCCCGACCGTGCTCTTCCCGGACGGCACCACGCTGACCAACCCCACCCTGGCGCAGGTCCGCGCGCAGCTGGCGGCCGCGGGCTGA